In one window of Bemisia tabaci chromosome 4, PGI_BMITA_v3 DNA:
- the LOC109037131 gene encoding maternal protein exuperantia, translated as MDHNNAAMKRDFIPVFFDLERTGHYDWDEILRIGAIHKDNIFCRYILPTTEIPPYVSELTRFTKNGEQLLHRGEVKETTTLKKALENLLEYLEQFNKPVIMIGHNCFTYDCRFILRGLRQYGLLNQFTRIVQGFTDSLPLLKKYLPGKPSYYLKLLAVDILGPNLDFMTHATDNDAIILVSIFRKEKIKRIQIFEFARSIKDALKKEDGRIIAKKNLLVRKALQPLITTGSKLTKTVEEGQNIESLKEFLEAEAPEGPSPDTVSTSPKF; from the exons ATGGATCACAATAACGCGGCAATGAAACGAGACTTTATCCCTGTATTTTTTGATTTGGAAAGAACTGGTCACTACGATTGGGATGAGATATTACGGATTGGAGCTATCCATAAGGACAACATTTTCTGCAG ATACATACTACCGACGACTGAGATCCCACCATATGTCTCAGAATTGACAAGATTCACTAAAAATGGCGAACAACTGCTCCATCGTGGTGAGGTCAAAGAGACGACAACTCTGAAGAAGGCGCTAGAGAATTTGCTGGAGTATCTGGAACAATTCAACAAGCCAGTTATCATGATCGGGCACAATTGTTTCACTTACGATTGTCGTTTTATTCTCAGGGGCTTGAGGCAGTACGGTCTTTTGAATCAATTTACCAGGATAGTTCAGGGTTTCACTGACTCATTACCTCTGTTAAAAAAGTATCTACCTGGTAAACCCTCGTACTATCTCAAGCTACTAGCCGTCGATATCCTAGGTCCAAACTTGGATTTTATGACTCATGCGACTGATAACGATGCTATCATTCTCGTTTCCATTTTtcgaaaagagaaaataaaacgtATTCAGATCTTCGAATTTGCCCGTTCTATTAAAGATGCG CTAAAAAAAGAGGATGGTCGTataattgcaaagaaaaatctgCTGGTTCGTAAAGCTTTACAGCCGCTCATCACCACTGGCTCTAAGCTGACAAAAACGGTTGAAGAAGGACAAAACATCGAGAGTTTGAAGGAATTTCTAGAAGCAGAAGCTCCGGAGGGTCCATCACCAGACACGGTTTCTacttccccaaaattttaa